The genomic interval AGGCCCGTGCTCTCCGGCGTCCACTCGTCGCCCTCGATGTCGGTCACGCGCCCGCCGGCCCGCCGAATCATGTGCACGCCCGCGACCGTGTCCCAGGGGTGCGTCTCGACGTTCGTCACCGTCGCTTCCAACTGGCTTGCCGCCACCATCGACAGCGTCACCTGCGCGCTCCCGAACCGACGCATGTCCCCGAACCGCTCGACGACGCCCTCGCAGATGCCCGCGTACTCGTCGCGGTCGGCGAACGCCCACCAGACCGTCGGCGACACCGTGAACGCCTCTGGGTCGTCCTCCTCGCTCACCGACACCGGGTCGCCGTTCACCCACACGCCCTCCGCGTTCGAGACGTAGGTGTCGCCGAGCGCGGGCAGGACGTTCGCCGCCGCCACCGCCTCACCGTCCTCCACCGCCGCGACGCTCGTCGCCCACAGCGGAATGTCCCGCACGTAGTTGTTCGTCCCGTCGATGGGGTCGATGACCCACACCGGCCCCCGTCCCGGCACCTCCTTCAGTTCGTCCTCCTCCTCCCCCACGATAGCGTCCTCCGGGAACGACTCCCGAACCACCTCGATGACCTCGCGCTGGGCGTCCCGGTCGGCGTGCGTCACCACGTCCGTCTTCCCGTCCTTCGTCTCCACCTCGATGTCCGTCCGGAAGAACTCGTCCGCCACGCGCGCACCGGCGCGCGCCGCCGACTCCACCACCGACGCCCTATCGCGTTCGCTCATACTCGGTGGAACGACGGCACCGGCAAGAAAACGTCGATAAAGCGACCGCTACCGAGCACGTGAGTTTGCGGGGGAAGTCCGCCTCGCGGACTTCCGCGCATGTTCGCGCTTTCGCGCACACATGCGGGGGAAGGGATTCGAACCCTTGAACTCCTACGAGAGCGGGGCTTGAACCCGCCGCCGTTGACCAGGCTTGGCGACCCCCGCACGCGTCCCTGAATCGGGGTGTGGCGCGCTTAAGGACTGCGGATTACGGCGTGGGCGCGCCTCGTCGGATGTCGCAGGTCGCGTGGGGGAGCGCAACGCACTTCCCGAGCGCGCCCCTCCGTTCTAGCGAATGCGCGTCGAACAGTTGGGCGACGGCGACCCCGAGTTGGCCGTCGTCGGCGGAGTGCACGGCGACGAACCCTGTGGGGTTCGCGCGATCGAGCGACTCCTCGACGACGACCCGGACGTCGAACGCCCCGTGAAGTGTATCGTCGTCAACGAGAAAGCCCTGGAGCGCGGCGTCCGGTACGTGGACGCCGACCTGAACCGGTCGTTCACGCCGGACACGCCCGCGGACGCCCACGAGCGGCGACTCGCGCAGGAGCTCGCGGAGGAAGTGCAGGGGATGACCGTGTTCTCCATTCACTCCACGCAGTCCCACGCCGACCCGTTCGCGGTGAGCGACGGGCGCGCCGAGCACGTCCAGCGCATCGTCCCGCGGCTCTCCGTCGTGGCGCTCGTGGACACGCAGGACTTCGGGGAGGGCCGCATCTTCGCCGCGGACGCCGACATAGTCGAGGTCGAGGCCGGCCTCCAGGGGTCGGAGACCGCGGCGGAGAACGCGTACACGCTCACCCGGGAGTTCCTCACCGTCGAGGGCGCGCTCCCCGGCGACGCCGTCGCGCGCGAACTCCCCGCGTTCACGATGGGCGACCCGATTCCGAAACCCGCGGCCGACGAGTACGAGGTGTTCGCGGAGAACTTCTCGTTCGTCGAGGAGGGCGACCCCGTCGCCGCCGCCGACGGCGAGGTCATCCGCGCCGACCGCGACTTCTACCCCGTGCTCCTCTCCCCGTACGGGTACGCGAACCAGTTCGGCTACCACGGGCAGAAACAGGAGTCGCTCGGTCAGTCGCCCTCGGGCGCGAACTCCACGAGCGTCAACTCGCGGCCGAGCGCGCAGTAGTCGTGGGGCGGGTCGCCGACGATCTCCTCGATTTTCCGGTTCTCGTCGAAGTCCACGCCCATCGGCTCGCAGTACTCGTGGCTCGGGCACTCGGTGTGCGGACACGGCCCGAGCAACTGGCCCTTGCTCCCGGCGTACGCGCCCTTCGACGGGACGTTCGCGCGGACGCTCGCGGGTTCCACGTCCACGGCGACCACGCCACCGTCGTGCACGCCGCAGTCGAGTTCCTGGCCGTTCTTTCGGACGTCGGTCACCTCGTACCGGACGCCCTCGGTGAGGTTCAGGCACTGCTTGCGGTACGGACAGCCCTCGCAAGTGCTCGCTTCGCCCCGGTAGACGAACTCCGTCCCGGGGTCTGCGAGCCGCGTCCCGACGAGCGTCAACATACTCCGGGATTGCCGGCGAACACGCATAAGCCTCCCGTCACCGCATGAGCCTGCTCGTCGCCTTCGGCCCGCCGGCCGCCGGGAAGACCACGCTCGCGACCCGACTCGCCGCCCGATTCGACGCCCCCGTGCTCCACTCCGACGACTACACCACTCGCACCTACGAGCGCCTGCTCGACGACGCCCGCCACCTGCTCCGCGAGCACGCGCTCGTCGTGCTCGACGGCACGTTCCACGACCCCGACTGGCGAGCGTGGGCGCGCGACAGCGGCGACACCTACTTCCTGTACGCCACCGCCGACCTCGACACCTGCCTCCGCCGCGACTGGGAGCGCGCGGACTCGATAGGCGAACCGGGCGTCAGAACCATCCACCGCGCGTTCCGCGAGCAGGACGCGACCGCGGACGCCGACTTCACCGTGGACACGCGAATCCTTCCCGAAGAAACGACGTTCTCGCTCGCCAGCCGGCGAGTCGCGGACTGGCTCAGTCCGTGAGCCCTCTCAGTTCGTGAGCCGGTCGAGTTCGTCCAGGTAGTCCTCGCGGGGCACCTGGTAGGCGTCCCGGTACGTCACCTCGCCGTTCGCGAAGCGTTCCGCGAGCCGGGTGGCGGCCGCGACGGCCTCCCGGCGCGTGTCCACGGTCTCGTCCGCGGCATCGACGCGAACCTCTGGTTCGAGCGAGAGCGAGACGTGCCACGGCCCCGTTGTTCGGTCGCGCTGTCGGAGCCGTTTCTCGGGACTGCGACGGCTCACGTAAATCGTCGGCATGCAGGGCGCGGGGAAGTCAGCGCCGTCGAACACGTCCGGCCGGAACACCAGCACGGCGCGCCCGCCGTCCTCGTCGCTCCACACCGTCCAGCCGTCGGGCAGCGACCACTCCGTCATCACTCTACGATTGTACCGGATTCCGGATAAGGCGTTCGGGGAACGTCGCCACTACAAAGAATAGCTCCGTGAGAATGCTCGATAGGGGAGTCTGAACCTCGGTCACTCCGCTTCGCTTCGTTCCCTGGTTCAAATCCCCGCCGACTCTCTCGTTTCTCGGGATGTTCGGAAATAGATTCCACTACCGAGAATAGCTCCGTGAGAATGCTCGATAGGGGATTTGAACCCCTGTCGGGGGCTCGAAAGGCCCTCATGATTGGCCGGACTACACCAATCGAGCGTTCGCATTCTGAGTGAGAGGATACGGACTCTTAAATCTCTCTAATCGGAACGAGCGTGAAAGGCGTCGGCACACCGCGGTCGCTCGCGGAAAATCGGGGACTGCGAGCGGCTTACTTGCCCTGGAAGTCGGGGTCGCGGTCGCCCATGAAGGCGGTGACGCCCTCCATGAGGTCGTCGGTGTTCATGAGCTGGCCGAACGCCTGCGCTTCGGCTTCGAGGCCGGCTTCCGTGCTGTCGCGGCCGGCGCGCATCGCGCGCTTCGTGTACTTCTGGGCGAGCGGCGGGCCCTGCGCGAGCTTCTTCGCGAGGTCGAACGCCTCGTCTTCGAGGCTGTCGTTCTGCGTGACCTCGTTCACGAAGCCGTAGGACTCCATCTCGGCGGCCTCGTAGCGGTCGGCGGTGAAGATGATCTCCTTCGCGCGGCCTTCGCCGACGATGTTCTTCAGTCGCTGGGTGCCGCCCCAGCCGGGGAGCAGGCCGAGGTTGTGTTCGGGCTGGCCGAACTCGCTGCGCTGGCTGGCGACCCGGAGGTCTGCGCAGGTCGCCATCTCCATGCCGCCGCCGAGGCAGTAGCCGTCGATACCGGCGACGACGGGGAGGTCGACGCGTTCGAGTTTGCCGAACGTGGACTGGCCGAGACGGGAGAGTTCGACGGCGTCGAGGGGGTCGGCGCTCCCCGCCATGGACTGGACGTCCGCGCCGGCGCTGAACGCCTGGTCGCCCGCGCCCGTGATGAGGATGGCGCGCGCGTCCTCGTCGTCGTCCAGCACGTCCACGGCGGTGCCGAGTTCGTCCAGCAATGCCTCGTTCACGGTGTTCATGCGGTGCGGGCGGTCGAGCGTGATGTGCCCGACGTTCTCCGTCACCTCGATGCTGATGGTGTCGAAGTCCTGCTCGGTCTCCTCGCCGCCGTGCTCGGGGTGGAAGGTTCCCTCCGAATCGGCGAGTTCGACGAGGTAGTCGGCGGGCGCGTAGCGCTCCGCGCCGGTCTCCTCGTGGAGGTCGTCGAGCGTGTCGCGGAGCGTCGCGAGGTCGGACTCGTCCGCGAGGCGCGCGGGGCCGTCCGGGAAGCCCGCGCCGAGCATCACGGCCTCGTCGATTTCGGCGGGGTCGGCCACGTCGTTCCCGACGAGCTTCGCGACCTCGTTCGCCATCACGGCGGTGAGGCGGAGGCGCACGTCCTCCGAGGACTCGTCGGTCGGGATGTCAGCGCCGCCGTCCTCGTAGTCGTAGAAGCCCTGGCCGGACTTCTTCCCGAGTTCGTCCGCCTCGACCTTCTCCACGAGGAGCGGGCACGGCTCGTACGCCGCGCCGAGCACGTCGTTCATGTATTCGAGCACGTCGAGCGCCACGTCGATGCCGACCTGGTCTGCGAGCTCGAACGACCCCATCGGGAGGCCCATGTCGTACTTCGTCGTGGAATCGACCTCCGCGATGGTCGCGTCCTCCTCGTGAACCGTCCACGCCGCCTCGTTGAGGAGCGGGACGAGCACGCGGTTCACGATGAACCCCGGGCTGTCCTTCCGGACGCGCACGGGCGTCTTCCCGAACTGGCGCGCGAGGGCCTCGGTGAGGTCGAGCACCTCGTCGTCGGTGTGCTCGCCCGAGATGACTTCCACGAGCTGCATCCGGATGGGCGGATTGAAGAAGTGCATCCCGCAGAAGCGCGCGGGTCGCTCCGTCACCTCGGAGAGCTCCGTGATGGAGAGCGAGGACGTGTTCGTCGCGAACACCGCGTCGTCGGGCGCGTGGTCTTCGAGCTCCCGGTAGACGTTCTTCTTGATGTCCATCTTCTCCGGGACGGCCTCCACGACGAAGTCCGCGTCGCCCGTCGCGTCCTCCATGTCCACCACGGGAGTCACGCGGTCGAGCGCGCTGTCGGCCTCGTCCTGGGTTATCTGACCGCTGTCGGCGAGCTTGTCGAGACTCCACTCGATTTGCTCGTAGCCGTTCTGCACGAACTCCTCCTTGATGTCCCGCAGGTTCACGTCGTACCCCGCGAGCGCGGCGACCTCCGCGATGCCGTGGCCCATGTTTCCGGCGCCAAGCACCGCGATGGTGTCGATGTCTTCGACGTCCATACACGACGACTCACACGGACGCCGATTGAAGGTTTCCCTCCCGCCCGACGTGAACGATTCGCGGGTTTACACGGGTTTTCACGGGTGACGTAACGCCTATTCTCGCGGCCCTCCTTCGACGGGTATGGGAGAGCCCCACGACTTCCTCCGCGACGACCCCCACCTCGGGCCGCTGGTCGAGGCGCACGGCGAACTCACCATCGACCCCGCCGAGGACATCTTCGCGCGGTTCGTCACCTCCGTCATCCGCCAGCAGGTGTCGATGGCGTCCGCCGCCGCGACCCGCGAACGCCTCTTCGACGCCGTCGAGGTCACCCCGGCGGGGATTCGGGAAGCCGACGACGCCGTCCTTCGGGACGCCGGGCTGTCCCGGCAGAAGACGCGGTACGTGAACAACATCGCCGACGCGTTCGCCGAGAACGACTACACCAGGGAGTTCTTCGAGGAACTGAGCGACGACGAGGTACGGGACGAACTCACCGCGATTACGGGCGTCGGCGAGTGGACGGCGGACATGCAACTACTGTTCTCGCTCGGCCGCGAGGACGTGTTCCCCGTCGGCGATTTGGGCGTTCGGAAGGGTATGGAGGCCGTGTTCGAGGACGACCTCACGCGCGCCGAGATGCGCGAGCGCGCCGAGCGCTGGAGTCCGTACCGGAGTTACGCGAGCCTCTACCTCTGGCGCGCCGAGGAGGACATCGCCGAAGCCGTCGCGGAAGTCGAGGACTGAACTACTCCTCGGAGAGCTCTTCTTCCTCCGCTTCCTCGCTGTCCGTCGTCCGCGTCACGTCCACCTGGTAGTGCTTGAGGATATCCCGGCCGAGCAGGAGCGGGTAGTCCATGTGGCCGCGGTCTTCGAGGCTCGCGGCGACGGTGTGACGGTCGCCGTTCACGCTCACCACGATGTCCACGACGGGCCGCGCCTTCCCCTGCTTCAGGCTCCCCGACTTCACCTTCGTCATGCGCTTGATTGGGCCCGCGCCGATTTTCGCCGCGAACGACGTGTCGAGGCTCGTGCGGGACGCGCCCGTGTCCGACTTCGCGAGCGTGCGCTCGGTGCCGCTCGTCCCCGAGACGAGGACTTCCTCCGTGTACCCGATGACGCGGCGCTCCGTCGGTTCGCTCGGCGTCCGCGGCGCGCCCGACGGCATCGACGTGTCGAACTGGCCGCGGAGGCGCTCGACCGCGTCGTCGCTCACCGCGCCGCCCGCGCGCTGCACCGCGAGCCGCGCGATGTCCGGCGCGGGACTCGTGCCCGTCGCCTTGAACAGGCCCTTGAAGCCCGCGGTGGGATTGACTTCGAGGACGTACCAGCCGTCCTCGCCCTCCACGAGATCCACGCCCGCCATGTCGAGGCCGAGCGTCGTCGCCGCGTCCCGCGCGAGCGTCTCGGCGTCCGCGGGGAGGTCGGGGACGCCCTCCACGTCGCCGCCGAGCGCGACGTTCGTCCGCCAGTCGTTCTCGGGCGCGAACCGCCGCATCGCGCCGATGACCTCGCCGCCGACGACGTACACGCGGAGGTCGCGGTGTCTGTCCTCGTCGCGGTCGATGAGCTCCTGGAGGAACGCGTACCGCTCGCCCACGCGCGGGTTCACGTCCTCGTCCGCCCCGACCTTCCACGTGCCGCCGCCGTGCGTCCCGATGGCGGTCTTGAACACGGCCTCCTCGCCGAACCGCGGGCGCTCCTCGTTCAGGCGGTCGGCGGACAGCGAGAGGAAGGCGTCCGGCACCGACAGCCCCGCCGCCGCGAGGTGGGTGGCGGTCGCGTACTTGTGGAACGCCGTCAGCACGCTCGACGGCTCGTTCAGCATCGGCGTCACGCCTTCGAGGGTGTGCGCGAGCCCGAGCAGTTCCGCCGGCTGCTCCGTGTTCGAGAGCAGGAGCCGGTTCACCACCACGTCCACGTCCGGGTCTATCGACACCTCGCCGTCCCGCACGTCCACCGACAGCGTCTCCTCGCGCAACCACGTCCCCTGATGGCCGAGTTCCTCCACCGCGTTCAGAATCGCCTTCGTCTCCTTCGACGTGTGGAGACTCAACACCCCCACGTGTACCGAATCAGTCATACCCGACGTGACTCGCGGGCGGGCTAAAGGCGTGCCGCATCACGTCCGCTCGACCGCCCGCACACGTTTTTACGTGCCGCGCGCCGAGGAACGGGCATGACAGACGGGGCGTTCACGTACAACGGCGGCCGAGTCGACCCCGGGGAGACCGCCGACATCCGGTACAGCATCAGCGAGACCTACCTCGGCGACCCCATCCGCGTCCCCGTCACCATCGTCAACGGCCCCTACGACGGCCCGACCGTCTTCCTCTCCGCCGCCGTCCACGGCGACGAACTCAACGGCATCGAGGTCGTGCGGGAAGTCGCCCAGGACTGGCCGCACGACAACCTCCACGGCACCCTCGTCTGCCTCCCCGTCGTGAACGTCCCCGGATTCACCGCCCAGCAGCGCTACCTCCCCATCTACGACCGCGACCTCAACCGCTCCTTCCCCGGGAACGACACCTCCACGAGCGCGAAACGGATGGCCCACCAGCTGTTCACGAACTTCGTCGAACCCTGCGACTACGGCGTGGACTTCCACACCTCGACGCGCGGCCGGTCGAACATGCTCCACGTCCGCGCCGACATGGAGAACGACGACGTGGCGGCGCTCGCGCGCGCGTTCGGGTCGAACGTCATCATCGACAGCACCGGCCCCGACGGGACGCTCCGCCGCGAAGCGAGCGACGCCGGCGTCCCCACCGTCACGGTCGAGATGGGGGAAGCCCACCGGTTCCAGCGGCAGTTCATCGACGAGGCGCTCGACGGCGTCGCGAGCGTGCTCGCCCAGTACGGCCTCCACCCCGCCGCGCCCGTGGACTGGCCGGGCTGGCGAACCGTCATCGACTCCGGCGAGAAGACGTGGTTGCGCGCGGACGCCGGCGGCATCGTCGAAACCCACTACGCGCACGGCGACCTCGTCCGCGAGGGCGACCGAATCTGCACAATCACGAACCCCTTCAAGTCCACGCGGGACGAGGTCGCCGCGCCGTTCACGGGCCTGCTCGTCGGCCTCCTCGAAAACCCCGTCGTCTACCCCGGGAACCCGCTCTGCCACCTCGTCGAACTCGACGAACCCACGCGGCGCGCGTACGAACGCGACCGCTCCGGCACGATGCCCGAGCGCCCCGCGTAGGATGCGGGGTTAGTAACTTCTATGTGGAGCGGGGTCAGAGATTCACGTGGTATGAGTCAGTCGTACGACCGGGGCCTCATCGAGGACTTCGGCCGATGGCGGGAGTTCTCGGCCGGCATGTGGGCCTGGGTGTTCCATAAGTTCACGGGATGGGTACTCATCGCGTACCTGTTCACGCACATCGCCGTTCTCAGCACGTCTATCGAAGCGGCGGACGCGTCCGCCGCCGTCATCGCGAACGGCGAGGACGTCTACACCCAGACGCTCCACGGCCTCGAAAGCATCGTCATCGTCCGATTCCTCGAGGTCGGACTGCTCGCGGTCGCCGTCTTCCACATCCTGAACGGCGTTCGCCTGCTCCTCGTGGACCTCGGACTCGGACTCGAACAGCAAGACAAGAGCTTCTACGCGTCGCTCGTCCTCACCGGCGCTATCGTCGTGGCGAGCGTCCCGACGTTCCTCACGGGGGCATTCTAACATGGCAGAACGCTACTCCTCGTTCAGTCGCGGCGGCCTGGCGTGGTTCCTGCAGCGAGCAACCGCGGCGTTCCTCGTTGTGACGCTCGCGTTCCACTTCTTCCTCCTGCACTTCTACAACCACGCGCCCGAAATCACGTTCGCGGGCAGCATGGGCCGAATGGAGGTACCGGCGTACTGGCTGACGATGGTGTTGTTCCTCGGAACGGCGACGTTCCACGGCGTCAACGGCGTCTACAACGCGCTCGTCAACCAGGGAATCAGCGGCACGCCGAAGCGCGTCGCGAAGTGGGTGCTGGTCGTCGCCGGAGTCGCGCTGTTCGTGCAGGGACTCCGCGTCTCGTTCGCACTCGCCGGAGGTAGTCTACTATGAGCACGCAATCACCGGACACGCAGACGGAGTCGGAGACGGATCCGCAGGCTGAACGCCTCGAACGCAAGGAAGAACGCGCGGACGAAGCCGCGTCCTCGACCACCGAGACGGCGGAGGACACGGTCGAACTGAAGGTCTTCCGGTACGACCCCGAAATCGCGGACAAACAGGAACCCCGCTTCGACACGTTCCACGTCCCGCGAAAACAGGGGATGACGGTGCTGGACGCGCTGATGCACGCGCGCGACCACTTCGACTCCAGTCTCACCTTCCGGCACTCCTGCCGGCAGGCGGTCTGCGGGTCGGACGCGCTGTTCATCAACGGCAGTCAGCGCCTCGGCTGTCAGACCCAGATTCAAGACCTCAACAACTCGGACACGGTGCGGGTCGAACCGCTCCCGCACGCGGACGTCGTGAAAGACCTCGTCGTGGAGATGGAGCACTTCTACGACCAGATGGAGTCCGTGGAGCCGTACTTCGACCCGAGCGAGGAACCGGAGGGCGAACAGCTCCAGTCCCGCGAGAACCGGGAGAAGATCAAGATGAGCACGCGCTGCATCTGGTGCGGTGCGTGCATGTCCTCCTGTAACATCGCCGCTGGCGACAACGAGTACCTCGGGCCCGCGGCCATCAACAAGGCCTATCGCTTCTACTTCGACGAACGCGAGGGCGAGGAACGCCAGCAGGAACGCCTCGAAATCATCGAACAGGAACACGGCGTCTGGCGCTGCCAGACCCAGTTCTCCTGTACCACGGTCTGTCCGAAGGACATCCCGCTCACGGAACACATTCAGGAGCTCAAGCGGGAGGCCGTGAAGAGCAATCTCAAATTCTGGTAAATCATGTACGAACACGACGTACTCGTAGTCGGTGCAGGCGGTGCCGGCCTCCGTGCGGCCATCGCGGCGCACGAGGAAGGCGCGGACGTGGCGCTCGTCACGAAACTCCACCCGGTTCGCTCCCACACGGGCGCGGCCGAGGGCGGTATCAACGCCGCGCTGCGGAACGGCGACTCGTGGCAAGACCACGCGTACGACACGATGAAGGGGTCGGACTACCTCGGTGACGCCCCCGCCGTCGAAACGCTCGCGCAGGACGCCCCTGAGAACGTCATCCAGCTCGAAAACTGGGGGATGCCGTTCAGTCGCGAGGACGACGGCCGCGTCAGCCAGCGGCCGTTCGGCGGTCTCTCCTTCCCCCGCACCACGTACGCGGGCGCGGAGACCGGCCACCACCTCCTCCACACGCTCTACGAACAGGTCGTCAAGCGCGGCATCGAGGTGTACGACGAGTGGTACGTCACGAACCTCGCCGTCACGGACGAGGACGACCCGAACGAACGCAGCTGTCACGGCATCGTCGGCTACGAC from Salarchaeum japonicum carries:
- a CDS encoding RimK family alpha-L-glutamate ligase, whose protein sequence is MTDSVHVGVLSLHTSKETKAILNAVEELGHQGTWLREETLSVDVRDGEVSIDPDVDVVVNRLLLSNTEQPAELLGLAHTLEGVTPMLNEPSSVLTAFHKYATATHLAAAGLSVPDAFLSLSADRLNEERPRFGEEAVFKTAIGTHGGGTWKVGADEDVNPRVGERYAFLQELIDRDEDRHRDLRVYVVGGEVIGAMRRFAPENDWRTNVALGGDVEGVPDLPADAETLARDAATTLGLDMAGVDLVEGEDGWYVLEVNPTAGFKGLFKATGTSPAPDIARLAVQRAGGAVSDDAVERLRGQFDTSMPSGAPRTPSEPTERRVIGYTEEVLVSGTSGTERTLAKSDTGASRTSLDTSFAAKIGAGPIKRMTKVKSGSLKQGKARPVVDIVVSVNGDRHTVAASLEDRGHMDYPLLLGRDILKHYQVDVTRTTDSEEAEEEELSEE
- a CDS encoding AAA family ATPase, translating into MSLLVAFGPPAAGKTTLATRLAARFDAPVLHSDDYTTRTYERLLDDARHLLREHALVVLDGTFHDPDWRAWARDSGDTYFLYATADLDTCLRRDWERADSIGEPGVRTIHRAFREQDATADADFTVDTRILPEETTFSLASRRVADWLSP
- a CDS encoding 3-hydroxyacyl-CoA dehydrogenase/enoyl-CoA hydratase family protein translates to MDVEDIDTIAVLGAGNMGHGIAEVAALAGYDVNLRDIKEEFVQNGYEQIEWSLDKLADSGQITQDEADSALDRVTPVVDMEDATGDADFVVEAVPEKMDIKKNVYRELEDHAPDDAVFATNTSSLSITELSEVTERPARFCGMHFFNPPIRMQLVEVISGEHTDDEVLDLTEALARQFGKTPVRVRKDSPGFIVNRVLVPLLNEAAWTVHEEDATIAEVDSTTKYDMGLPMGSFELADQVGIDVALDVLEYMNDVLGAAYEPCPLLVEKVEADELGKKSGQGFYDYEDGGADIPTDESSEDVRLRLTAVMANEVAKLVGNDVADPAEIDEAVMLGAGFPDGPARLADESDLATLRDTLDDLHEETGAERYAPADYLVELADSEGTFHPEHGGEETEQDFDTISIEVTENVGHITLDRPHRMNTVNEALLDELGTAVDVLDDDEDARAILITGAGDQAFSAGADVQSMAGSADPLDAVELSRLGQSTFGKLERVDLPVVAGIDGYCLGGGMEMATCADLRVASQRSEFGQPEHNLGLLPGWGGTQRLKNIVGEGRAKEIIFTADRYEAAEMESYGFVNEVTQNDSLEDEAFDLAKKLAQGPPLAQKYTKRAMRAGRDSTEAGLEAEAQAFGQLMNTDDLMEGVTAFMGDRDPDFQGK
- a CDS encoding DUF5820 family protein — encoded protein: MTEWSLPDGWTVWSDEDGGRAVLVFRPDVFDGADFPAPCMPTIYVSRRSPEKRLRQRDRTTGPWHVSLSLEPEVRVDAADETVDTRREAVAAATRLAERFANGEVTYRDAYQVPREDYLDELDRLTN
- a CDS encoding inositol monophosphatase family protein, whose translation is MSERDRASVVESAARAGARVADEFFRTDIEVETKDGKTDVVTHADRDAQREVIEVVRESFPEDAIVGEEEDELKEVPGRGPVWVIDPIDGTNNYVRDIPLWATSVAAVEDGEAVAAANVLPALGDTYVSNAEGVWVNGDPVSVSEEDDPEAFTVSPTVWWAFADRDEYAGICEGVVERFGDMRRFGSAQVTLSMVAASQLEATVTNVETHPWDTVAGVHMIRRAGGRVTDIEGDEWTPESTGLVASNDTRHEEVLAAARRAIE
- a CDS encoding succinylglutamate desuccinylase/aspartoacylase family protein, which gives rise to MTDGAFTYNGGRVDPGETADIRYSISETYLGDPIRVPVTIVNGPYDGPTVFLSAAVHGDELNGIEVVREVAQDWPHDNLHGTLVCLPVVNVPGFTAQQRYLPIYDRDLNRSFPGNDTSTSAKRMAHQLFTNFVEPCDYGVDFHTSTRGRSNMLHVRADMENDDVAALARAFGSNVIIDSTGPDGTLRREASDAGVPTVTVEMGEAHRFQRQFIDEALDGVASVLAQYGLHPAAPVDWPGWRTVIDSGEKTWLRADAGGIVETHYAHGDLVREGDRICTITNPFKSTRDEVAAPFTGLLVGLLENPVVYPGNPLCHLVELDEPTRRAYERDRSGTMPERPA
- a CDS encoding succinate dehydrogenase/fumarate reductase iron-sulfur subunit — protein: MSTQSPDTQTESETDPQAERLERKEERADEAASSTTETAEDTVELKVFRYDPEIADKQEPRFDTFHVPRKQGMTVLDALMHARDHFDSSLTFRHSCRQAVCGSDALFINGSQRLGCQTQIQDLNNSDTVRVEPLPHADVVKDLVVEMEHFYDQMESVEPYFDPSEEPEGEQLQSRENREKIKMSTRCIWCGACMSSCNIAAGDNEYLGPAAINKAYRFYFDEREGEERQQERLEIIEQEHGVWRCQTQFSCTTVCPKDIPLTEHIQELKREAVKSNLKFW
- a CDS encoding UPF0179 family protein, whose amino-acid sequence is MLTLVGTRLADPGTEFVYRGEASTCEGCPYRKQCLNLTEGVRYEVTDVRKNGQELDCGVHDGGVVAVDVEPASVRANVPSKGAYAGSKGQLLGPCPHTECPSHEYCEPMGVDFDENRKIEEIVGDPPHDYCALGRELTLVEFAPEGD
- the sdhC gene encoding succinate dehydrogenase, cytochrome b556 subunit encodes the protein MSQSYDRGLIEDFGRWREFSAGMWAWVFHKFTGWVLIAYLFTHIAVLSTSIEAADASAAVIANGEDVYTQTLHGLESIVIVRFLEVGLLAVAVFHILNGVRLLLVDLGLGLEQQDKSFYASLVLTGAIVVASVPTFLTGAF
- a CDS encoding DNA-3-methyladenine glycosylase family protein is translated as MGEPHDFLRDDPHLGPLVEAHGELTIDPAEDIFARFVTSVIRQQVSMASAAATRERLFDAVEVTPAGIREADDAVLRDAGLSRQKTRYVNNIADAFAENDYTREFFEELSDDEVRDELTAITGVGEWTADMQLLFSLGREDVFPVGDLGVRKGMEAVFEDDLTRAEMRERAERWSPYRSYASLYLWRAEEDIAEAVAEVED
- a CDS encoding succinate dehydrogenase hydrophobic membrane anchor subunit, which codes for MAERYSSFSRGGLAWFLQRATAAFLVVTLAFHFFLLHFYNHAPEITFAGSMGRMEVPAYWLTMVLFLGTATFHGVNGVYNALVNQGISGTPKRVAKWVLVVAGVALFVQGLRVSFALAGGSLL
- a CDS encoding M14 family metallopeptidase encodes the protein MRVEQLGDGDPELAVVGGVHGDEPCGVRAIERLLDDDPDVERPVKCIVVNEKALERGVRYVDADLNRSFTPDTPADAHERRLAQELAEEVQGMTVFSIHSTQSHADPFAVSDGRAEHVQRIVPRLSVVALVDTQDFGEGRIFAADADIVEVEAGLQGSETAAENAYTLTREFLTVEGALPGDAVARELPAFTMGDPIPKPAADEYEVFAENFSFVEEGDPVAAADGEVIRADRDFYPVLLSPYGYANQFGYHGQKQESLGQSPSGANSTSVNSRPSAQ